aacaagctaactaaataaataaaactaacttGTGTTTATAACACGCACatttaaattgattaaactcaAAAATGATAATACATTACAAATGACccgaaaataataatttttttcatcataTTGCCTAATCAACTCTATTTAAGTCAATGCTATCATCATGTTCATCATTTTGCATACTTATTtcgttgaaatttttttcaacatcatcaacatttactatttcttcttgttcttttattttaataattttttataaaaatatttcttcttgCCATTCCAATTTCTTAGCCttacaacaataataacaaaaaaaatatatatataaatataattatattgtcAGTTAATATTCATAGTAGAGGTGGCAATTCGTGTCGTGTCAACTCCAGAGTATTCGACTATATAGGGTCACAAAAGCCGTGGCCTTTGCTATGTTAGACCTTCCCCTGGAAGTACATGTTTATATAACGGGTCAAAATTCCACAACCTTAACACaactcatttattaaacgggtcagttGTGTCGACCTGTTTATCagaatttaaaatgaaaaaaaaaatatgaaaaaacaaacaaataaatatttttaatataaaatttagaacaacCGGTAACTACATCACAAATAgtcattcaaaactaaagcaCATCCCAATATCACAAATAACCAATCACAATATGATGGAAGAGATAAAAGGTTAGTGAAGGttcttcagtttttttattattgtaacgTGGGACCTTTCAATCCTAGACTTGGTGATAGCGGAAAGGGTCTGCGACAACAGAAAAGCAATATCTTGGATTTTAATTGGGACCCAATAACATGCTGCTTTGGTTAGGAAAAGACGAAAAGCATGGCTTGGTTAGGAAAGTAAGGTTGCATTTTATGGGAGGTTTTCATCGGTTAGTGGCAGTAAAGATTATAGTTCAGTAGCACGATAGATgaatgtttgtgtgtgtgtgtgtgtgtgtgtgtgagagagagagagagagagagagagagagagagagcatctTAATTAGTTTCTAGAAAGTAAATAGAAGAAGAGCTGGTCATCCTAGGAAAGGACActtgatataaaaaatatttcaaattgaaGGGCAAAAGAGCCTTGCAAAATAGGACTATACTGCCATAAAGAGCCTTACTATATACTTGAGTTCAATGTACTCAAATTGTAAATGAAGTTGctcaacaaaataattttaagaatcAAAGCATGTTGGCCTTAAAGCGTTCTTTTCTCCTTTCCTCTTAgcttattttctttcatatagTACTTTTGGTACAGTCCTTAATCGCCATAAAATGTCAAGCCTTGCAGCAATGGCAACTacctttcaccaaaaaaaaaaaaagaagcggTCACAAGTTCGAGACCGAGAATCAGCCTCTTCAATTCAACAAAGTGGGAGCTTTGTACAATGAGTAtagtcttttttgttttcatcctcaaacccaaaaaatcaagCTCTAAACTTTTACCTTTCAAAGCCCATAAACCCTCCATACTTTCTTACATCAAATCACACATCAAACCATCTTTTAATTCTGAACACAACCCCATAACCCTTTCTTCAACAATTCTAAACCCTAGATCCACAAATTCTTTTAATTCTAAACCTATGATACCCATAATAAGCACATGGACAAATCCTCCATTTTTTCCGATGTCACAACTTGGAGGAAAATTGTCATGTATAGTAAATCTAATTCACATAATGAATGTGtaatcttacaatttttttaagagatgcttcacaaaaaaaaaaaaaaaaaaaacatatttattaaattaatcaatttacaCAGGCTTGctaaaaaccctaaaacttaCTAAAGcctatttgaaaataattaagCCACCTAATTTCTTAATGCAAATACTTTAGCCTGTTTGATACACATAACCAAAAGTTATCAAAGTATGATAGCTATATATTATGTGACGCTTTGCTTTAATCAGTCACCTCAACCCTCGGGAGATACAAGGCCTTGGCAACTTAAGGTCGCCGCCTTGCTCGCAAATAACAAAGCAATATTTCATCCTCATCCTCGTCCTTGAGAAGAGCAACCCTCATCCTCATCCAACATagcaaaacaacaaaaatatttcaaagtAATAATTCCAGTTGTAACAAATCAAGAAAGACATGATTCTCTAACATTctcaagaacaaaaatataaaaattgatttgcaGAGAATAAATAACAATGGTTTTTATACAAGAACTTTTGGATAGGAGAGCTATTTTGCTTTTGATAGGTATGTTATGGGTTCATAATGCGGGTGATAAAAAGTTGCATTTGATTAACTGGGATAAGATCTGCCAGCCTAGGGAGAGGGGAGGACTTGGTATTAAAAAGTTTAATCTAATTAACCAAGCTTTGGTGGCAAAACAGTTTTGGAGAATTCAACATTGCCCCAACTCCttattagccaaaacctttaAGGCTAAGTACTTTCCTAGAAGTTCCTTGCAGGATTATAAACCTAACCCAAACCATTCATGGACTTGGAGAAACATTGCAGTCACCCAATCCCCTTTCTTGCATCAAGGTAGATGGATTGTTGGTAGAGGTTTTCAAATACCCCTTTCCCACCCTGACTGGTTCCAAACAACCCAGCAGAAATTGAGAGATACTAATCTTCTTGGTGGATATGTGGCTGACCTTATTAATCAGGAGACTGGCCTATGGAAAGTGGACTTAATTAAAAATCTGTACCAGGCCCCAATTGCTGAGGAAATCTTGCACATTCCTATCACAAAGTTTCCCAATATGGAGGATAAGCTGATttggaaattttcaaattctggGGAATATAAAGTTAATAAGGCCTATCTTATGCTCCAACAGAATAGGTCACCTATCTTGCAAGATCAAGGATATTATGGGATTCATTGCTCAGTTTGGAAGCTGTTGTGGAAAGTGAAATTGCCCATGAAAGTCCTCAATTTCATCTGGAAGTTACTTCATGACAGTTTACCTGTGTTTCAGAAGCTTAGAGGCAGGGGAATTGCAGCTTCCAATGTTTTTCTCATGTGCAATGAAGAAGAGGAAACAGCCAatcatttgtttcttcaatgccCCTTTGCTAGAGCTATTTGGCTTGGATCAAGTTTAGGAATTAGAACTTCTTTTTTAGTCACTAGTTCAGTGAAGCAGTGGGTGGTTTCTGCTGTTACAGATAAGGAGGACTCTGAGGACAGCAGGATGCTATACCTGCAATCTATGTTTAGCATACTCTGGTCCATCTGGAATCATAGGAACCTGGTTTTACATCAAGGGAAGGTGCCTAATCCTAAGGAAGTATTACTAATTGCCCAATCTTGTATTTGCAGGTACCAACAAGTTTTTTCTATGGAGAGGGTGCAGAATACTTCTACAAGGCAGCAGCAGTGGAAGATcttcacaaatcacaattgGGATATAATTCTAATAGTAGCTACATACAAGAACAAAAAGACCAAGAAGAGTGGTGCTGCCTTTGAAGCCTTGAACATAGAGGGAGTCAGTATTTTCTCAGGTGGCAACAGTTGTGGGAGGAAGCAACAATATTTGGCTCTTCAGGATGCTGTGAGTGAAGCTGTCTTTAAAGCCAAGGAGCTGGGCTTCAatagaattttgattttgagcaCGAGTATGAAGCCTGATAAGCTGTGCAACCACTATAGGAAGCCTGGTTGGTTGGAAAAGTCTCTTTACAATGACCTTCAGCAGTTATCTCAGCAGAATGTCCTTGTAAACCACCTATTAGTTCCTACTATGGTTAATTCTCATGTTTTGGATTTAGCTTACATAACTACCTCTTTCCCAGTGCATCATGGTAGGATAATCTCAGACATTGGTTATGTCACAAGAACTATGCTGCAATGTTATTTGGTGCAATGAATGTTTTCTctggtatcaaaaaaaaaaaaaaaaaaaaaccattaaacaTTACTGCATGTTATCCATATGTCAACTACAAGTCCATCATAAATCCAGATTTTGCATGGGCTTATTTACCTGGCATTCAATGAGAGTGGCAGAttaaaccaaatcaaaaaaCGAAAACAGatatataagagaaagagaaaaagataagagaaGTTAGAAAAACATATTTCGTAGAAGAGGCATTCCTATTCCTCCCCCAACTCCTAGAgccaaaattaattaatgaacACAACGTACGGGAGGAAGCGGAGGCCGCATCCGTTTTCCAACTTACGATTATGGAGACtggttttgttttcttagtCTTTGCGTTGTTCAGAGTTCAAAAGCTTTCACgtagggtttttgggttttaaagagaaatttctATATAGTCGAAAATTAGGGCtggaatgaatgaagaagagagaggcGAAGATTGCAACGTAAATAATATTAGAGCGACAAAGTCATATGTAAATAATATTACCGATACGGATTCAAATGAGAGCCTGCCAAGCTTGCAACGTACGTCAAAGCAACCTTCCAACTGTTCACCTTGTCTTCAGGGCCATTCAGTAGCGCCTCTGCGAAATTGCCCTCCTGTTTTCGCACCTCGGATGGAGACACATCGTAGAAAATAGGCATCACCCTTTGATTGAACAGCCTTTTGCATTCCATGAACTTAACCAGCTCATCCAGGCACCAATTCGAATTACCATAGTTTTTAGAGAACACCACAACTGCAATCCTTGATTTCTCGAGTGCCTTCATTAGTTCAGTCCGAATAAATTCCGTTCTATACACACGAATCCCTTTACGTTCTAAAGCGACAAAGAGATGGCAGGTAAAATTTTTGTGGGTATCTTCACTAAAACTAACGAAGACCTCATATTCATAGGTCAACGCTGGGGAGTTTTCTTCTAGGTTGCAGGGACACGTCATTTTTGGCGTCGTGTCGGTGTCGGACATGTGTCGGACACCGGAACGGGGACGACTCGCCGGATTCCAGTGTCCGGCgagtgttcttttttttttttttttttttttcatttctccgACACGCGCCGACACGGCTCCGACGCGGCGCCAACTCGACTCTGACGCGTCTGACACGCCAgcagtgaagaaaaaaagaaaatttcagcATATTTCGGGTCATTCCGGCTATTTCGGCCGAAATGAAAATTTCGTCTGATACAAGATTTTGactggaacaaaaaaaaaaaaaaaaaaatcaaaatcctacCTCCTTCTGGGTTTCGTGcttttcttcctcctcttcttcttcttaatttcggtctcttcttcttcctcttcttcttcttcttcttcttcttttggtttcGATCTACCTGACgatctcttcttctttatttgtgtgtCTTGGCTGTCATCCACTTGTGTTTAGAGTTCAGACTTTAGAGTCTTTAGgctttagatattttctttgttttgtggtgTTTGTGGGCCAAAATAGCCAACTGGCCCTAAAATcgtaactatttagttagtagactccatttacaaaaaatatcagttactagcatctcgagtctttgaggctcgatttttgcttataaatcgagtcttgtagactcgatttccatggtccgatttgacatattttttgaCGTGGCGAtgacatggaaatcgagtcttaaagactcgatttctaactTTTATAACTACAACAACCCACAGCCCAGCCAGAACTTCATCagagcagaaaaaaaaaaaaaaaaaacaccagaaacagaaagagagaagaTCGAGATTGGAGCAGACCACCGCCGCGAGACCCAGGCCGCGCACCGTGAGCGAACCAACGCCAGCTCGCACGCGGCCTGGATCGCGCGCAGGCTGCGCATCGTGCACGAACCAGGTCGCAACGGCGCGCGACGGAGGTCGCGCACCGTGCGCAACCCAGATCGCGACGGTGCGCGACCCAGGCCGCGCGAGACCCAGGTCACTCGCGGCCCAGGCCTGCTTCGGCTCCTATCTAATCTGATTCTTCTTTCTCCCTCTAATCTGAGTCTTCTTTCTCCCTCTGATCTTTCTCCCTCTGATCTCCTTCtggatttcttaaatttttttttgggtatttggctTGTATGAGAGACTGTGAGACTtggaattttttcaaatttttttggtttataaatcgagtcttagagactcgatttccaggtgggCAACATATACCAGATCAGAACATGGAAattgagtctttgagactcgatttataaccaaaatcgagtctctcacactcgagatgctagtaaatgatatagtttgtaaacggaacctactaactaaatagttgcGATTTTAGGGCcagttggccattttggccgtgTTTGTGAGCCCCACGTGATACTCATTCCTTCcagtctcttttgttttgtccgtttgaatttaattaacattttttttttgctttgttttgtttttgtgaacCTTACGTGactcataataaaaaaagaaactttcaaCCTTTTTTATTCCATAGTcactaaaattagaaaaagtatagaattataaaattttttacaactttttgttacaattgtgatgtGATAGATTGTGACtggtgaaaaaaattatatacttatAACTTTAAAACCTTCAATATTTattatatggattttttttatcaataatatatatatatatatatatatatataaaatagtggtAAGCCTGAAACAGTATGCAACAATATGccgaaatataaaatataattaattatttaaccgccGTGTCCCGCCGTgtcgtgtccttatttttcaaaagttgCCGTATCCCCGTGTCCGTGCAACATAGGTTTTCTTGGCCCACGGAATGAGCCATGGTTCCAACACTAAGACCTAATTGAAGTGCGCTACCTAAACTCAAGAAAAGCAAAGGAACGAGGACGGATAAGGACGGAGTAAACGAACGAGCCAtgattgaaagttgaaaatgAAGCAAGAAAGACGCACTGTgaaatcaagaagaagaagaagtggttTCACAAAGTCACGGCGTGGGTTTGAAATGATAAGATTAAAGTGGTTAGGTCATAGGtgagataattaattaatagaaaTAAAGAAACGGTAGGGCAGGGTAGTCACGTGGATTGGAGTGAAACGGTGATTTtggaaaatggaaaattcttggAAAGTACAAATGCCCTATTATgctatataaaaccgaaacctctgcCGGCACTACAATTTTCCatatcagcacaatatttaaaaaataaaaataaaaacattataacacctcaaaaacTTAGCAACCTtatcctcaaaaccctagcaaccttacctctctctcaagttaagaaatataaagccacagtttctgcaaactctctctctccaaacgtaaatatcaaattcaacccctttaatttttttttatatttttgaggcttctatagagttatagtgagttatgctgattttttttttttttttttttttttgtgtgtgtgtgtgtatagatggtcataatactccggtattccaagaaaagtttgtgttttcgttaattgaaaGCCTTAtagagataagtgttgcagtttggaacaacaatacaaaagacaatttcattggcagcggaaagtaattactttgtctcatatttttgttttttgaattgattttgtgtgctttttagacccttttggatcaattttgttaattgggtgttttttttttttttttttgatagggtccaattggggaaggttctttcaaaggaTTACGACGACCGCACTTGGTATTTGTATAAtaatagtggggggtaagtgctataaattactaacccttttaagtgtataatctgtttctaaaattatctataatattttgtcctccgaaaattttatcactttaattttattatattgtgtttcttaagctatagacagattttctttttttcttattttcaataataaatcattttattgcaataccggtaattgtttgagaaatccaatatgttcatatctctatagaatagagaatagtagaagccaattttattacaactacttaaattgagttgacttaattccgtacaattacaaagtatagcatgaaagatattggaattaattgttgtaatttttattttctttccatgtttttattgttgatgagaaattaaggctcagttgtacaatatgtg
This genomic stretch from Quercus lobata isolate SW786 chromosome 3, ValleyOak3.0 Primary Assembly, whole genome shotgun sequence harbors:
- the LOC115978901 gene encoding disease resistance protein RLM3-like, which gives rise to MKALEKSRIAVVVFSKNYGNSNWCLDELVKFMECKRLFNQRVMPIFYDVSPSEVRKQEGNFAEALLNGPEDKVNSWKVALTYVASLAGSHLNPYRC